Genomic window (Drosophila sulfurigaster albostrigata strain 15112-1811.04 chromosome 2R, ASM2355843v2, whole genome shotgun sequence):
tcgtattattactttgtgccgacaggaaatgtatttaacaggtagaacgaggcatcacCGGCCcgataaagtatatatattcttgatcagcatcaacggcggtgacgatctagccatgtccgtatgaacacctagatctccgagactataagagatagagctataatttgtaAAGCTAGgattgcgaattttggtatatacaataataactatagtatttatgatgatttggttgcgatcagataaaaattgtcgaagttattaaggaaatacttttgtatgggcaaaaacgcctacttactaagggtcttagttgctttggctgacaatctggtatattgtgccgtctgtggtatattttgaatgcggtactatatcgatataccgaatataccatttggtatctttttagtgtttttagtatatttggtatattttaataataatatcccaaaatatatttttagtatttgtgtagtataattggtatataccgcaaaatatattgcttttattaaaaatgggtagcgggtatctcacagtcgagcacacccgactgtagctttcttacttgttgttatACAAAATGGTTTCTAAAATGACTTTCAAGATGACACATGTGTGTTCATATAGTATGTGTGGTCACCACCCATACCATTTAtgaattctaaaaaaaataatatagctAAGGTTTCTATAAATGATTTCTTTATTCGTCATCGTcgcaataaatattaactCTTATATTACAAGTGCGCAGCAAAATGACCACAGTTTCTTTAACTTCATCGACTAAAACAGTGCTCACTGTGCGGAAAacgtataataaataaatgaagagtatttctaaataaatatgttgatAATAAGATATGCTCTGCTTATGCTGGGAGTTCTTCTAGTTGCAGTAGCAGAGGACAGTCAAGAATGTGGATATTTTGACACTGTGGATCTCAGCGATAGCCAAAGACTTGACGATGGATCATATTTGTACAAAGATTTTTTAATCCCAAGTGACAAAGTTCATGATTACCATGAACGAATAACCATTACAAATCGTATGAAGACAGTCGAACCCTATATGAGAGGTTGTCTTTGTCACATAAATCCGTGTGTGCTCTTGTGTTGTGAACCAAAAAAGTACATTCGAAATTTGTCCGTGAATATGACTCTTCTCAACGGCAAAGAGTCGCAAATAGATGTTATAAAGGATATCGAGTTCGTAATGCAAATAAGATATAATATGTCTTGCGATATACTTGAAGATCCTGAATATTATGATAGCAACTGGAAATTATTTCAGGTTTGATATTTCATGTAACTTTCCTCaactattaataataaatttcttacAATATTAAGAACGGAACACTTTACAATCAGACCGATGGCAGTGTAATAAGTAAACAAGACTATTGCCTGATGCCACATAAAGTGgacaaaaattattatcttGTACCCAAAATCATTAAGCCGGAAATCCAAATCTTCCTAGAGCGTatgtttttatgtatattgacTTAAATTTCGCAagtttgaatataatttattgtattttcagTGGATTTGATGAGTGCTATGAAAGTTATCTCCGTGTTCTGCTTAGGTATAATCACTGTTGtgcatttgtatttgcctGATTTGCGGACCAGAGTTTATAGTCAAACTTCTTTATGTTACATTATCTGCATAACTCTTATCATGCTATTGCTATGGTCTAGATCTCTGTTTGATGATAAAGTTACACTGTGTCACTTGATAGGTAACTTCACGTTATTCACATAATACATCTTTATATCATGATGAATTTCTAAAAATGCAGCTTACTGTGGATATTACATGGTCATGTCTTCATTCCTTTGGCTCCTggttattaattatattttgtggaACTTAATAAGGAACTACCAGAATGAGCAAGTAAATAACATGCTAAATTATCACATTATTGTCTGGGGCTCTGCGGCGATTTTGCTTACGATCACAGTATCTATGAACTTTCAAGATATGGACgatatgaaaaaaagaaatatggcAACCTTATATAGTTGGCTGCTGGATAAATAGTAAGATAGATACACAGTTCAAAACTTAAATATGAGTAatcattaatataattttaaatagaacaAAGTCGGTCAGCAATGATTTACTATTATGGACCAATATTTGTTGGTATTGTTGTCAATCTAATATTTTCCATCATAACCTTAAGATGTATATATGTGGAGAAGCCAGAGGATGATCTCGAAAATCTAGAGATTTTAAGGAATAAATCTGAGTATATTGCTgaataaatatctatatatttattacatctatacacaaaaaattataaattatttaaatttctttcagTTTTAAGACGTTTTTCCAAATGATTATCATAACTGCAGTGATTTGGTTACTTGAAATAACTTCCTTCACCTTAACGTTATATGACGTAGACACAGCTAAGACTGTGCTTGACTTTTGTAAAGATCTGATTCTAAATAATTTCGGACTAATATTACTTTTCGTTACCATCTGGAAGAAGGATGTGCTATACCAACTAAATTCACGGTAATATATTGAATGGAAACAAAATACAGTTTTTATCCTATTTCTTATCTTTTAATTTGCTTAGCCTGGATAGAAAACACAACGAAATCTCAATACCAAATCGATCTTCTGATCATACAGCATCTAGTACAGTCttaaattgataattaaattttctttaaactcTTTTTTTACATTCCTAATTTATCGAAGTTGtagatacatatttaaaaattgcttgTTATATGATGAACTTATAAGAAATAAActtatacataatatattacatttcttGCGTTATCGTGTTAACTATATCAGTAAGtgtacttttaaataaatatgtgaaatctattattattggtcatgttttatttatttctataatgTAATCGGCATTTCTGGCTATTCCCCATCCTCAGTAAGATTTCTTCAGCAGAATTCcgttaataaatattctatcTGAATATTCTATAGatgaacaatttaaaataaacaaatgcgtttatataaacaaatattgtaattgaGTGTCAGATGAATATGGAATTGTGTTAGAGCTACTATATAGACAATTCCATCCGTGCACAGGTCCAACTTCATTAAAAGGACTACttgaagaatttaaaaatagattaaaCACCAGAACAATggctacaaaaataatacattaaatCTATACCCAAACTTCTTATTCTGTTCGCATACACTTGGCATTAAAATTcgcatattaataattaataatatacatatttttttttatttttaactgtGAATTTTAATTCTAATATATTCCttttttgaaatgaatttgaaaatgcttTTGACTGCGTTTTGGCAAAGAGCATGTACATGCCCGGGTAGCTCAGTCGGTAGAGCATTGGACTTTTAATCCAAGGGTCCAGGGTTCAAGTCCCTGCTCGGGCgatcaattttttatatatttaaatatttttaattatttatttttgttatttatttatttttaataattttaatataaactttGTTTATTCCATAATTGCGTAAAACGAATATTTGCAGTCTAAACAGAGTACCTGGTAAACAAGCAGTGCTTGGTACAAGCAGTTCATATATGCAAGCTGAACAGAAACAAGCAGTTCATTTAAGCAGTTTGACTAGAGACTGAAAACATTGTTTGTGTTCGACGTTAACTACACAACTTTCGACTGGAAGGTTGGCAGCTTCTGTAATCACGCTTCTGTGAGGTCTGATTGTGGGATGACCTGAGGCTGGGGATCACTGTGTAGTGGACCAGCCATGTTGACGGAACGTCCGCACTAAGCTTGCCATCAATATGGGTGCCGAGGGGGAGTCCACGGCATTCAGGTTGGCTAAGGAGGGATGAACCGGGCCAGGGGTGAAAACCAGCAGCCAAGAGTTCCCGTGGTAGGCAGTAGTGGGATAGCGTACCGGAGTGGACTGCCATTATCAGCCTTGCCAATTGTTGGACCGCAATCTTTTTTGTTAccgaaaatgtaatttatattttaattttacaataagTTTAATTCACTgatgcattttttatattaataattataattataatatgtaaCTAGGTCGAACCACAATTCTGAATACATTTGTATACTTTTATATAATGTTTCCGACAAACCCCATTTTCTCATTCTCAAATCTACAAGGAAAAGagaataaaattatgaaattttgattttaccGCTTGGATATTTCAGTAAGTGAGGTCAAACCACAAACAAACCACAATTCTGAAtacatttgtgtatttttatataatgttTCCGACAACCACCATTTACTcattcaataatatatataaaactcaCATCTACAAATGCACTGTCGCTGATTTCATTAGTTGACATTGTAATTTCCTGAGAAACAGAACTAAGCGCAGGgttaaataatatgtttttaataagAAGATATagtgctttttttgtttatactgAGTGTTGTCCTGGCTGCAGAAGCAGAGGATAATCAGAAATGTGAATATTTTGATTCTGTCGATCTCGAGAATAGTCAGAAATATGTCAATGGATCTTATTTGTACAGGGGTATTTTAATCCCAAGCGAAAAAGTTCATCAATACACATATCGTGAAACAGTTTTCCAGCATAATAAAACAGTCGAACCCTATATGAGAGGTTGTCTCTGCCAAATAAAATCGTGTGTGCTGCTGTGCTGTAAACCAGAAGAGTCAATGAGAAATTTTGTTGTCAATATGACTCTTAACAATGGTACGGAGACGCAAGtaaatgtgcaaaatgaaTTCGAAGTGCAAGTTAAATACGAAATGTCGTGCGATTTATTGGAGGATCCAAATTATGATGAACAGGCCCAACCCAACTGGAAACTCTTTCAAGTTTGTAGcttatacataatataatcaattttgaataataaattggtATAAATTAGGATGGAAAACTTAAAAATCTGTCTGATGATAATGTACTAGAAAAGAATAAGTATTGCCTCATGCCACATAAAGTTTCAGAGGAAAAGTATTATCTAGTACCTACAACCATTAAGCCGGATAGCGAAATTCATATCGAACGTAAGTTGCAACGTATGAATTccaagaataaaataataatattgtattatattgcGTTTTCAGTTAacgaaacaaatattataagaGTAATAACGGTTTTCTGCATAGCTATAATCATTGCTGCGTATTGGTATTCGCCCAAGTTACATGCAGGATATAACCgatgttatatatattactttgTTTGCCTCACTAATAGCTATATACTACTGTGGGTAGACTTGGAAGTAAGGGTCGGAGCCGCTAAGAATGACTGCTATTTGTTaggtaattttaaattgaaaatagatGACACCTTAACAGcgacaaaaattaattaaaatgcaggATATTCTGGATATTTCACCATCATGTCGACATTCCTTTGGCTTCtggtaattaattttaatttgtggaaTACAATTACCCGATGTAAGCTTTCGTCAAGAGTACACATGCTGAGATACCATATTTTTGTGTGGGGGACTGCTGCGATTTTGACCGCGATCACAGCATATATGGACATGCAAGAGATGTCCGACTCTGACAGGGATATATGGCAGCCTGGTGTGACTAGTTACGGATGCTGGATCGATAGTATGTTAAAGAATTCAATAAGAAATATGAGCAAGCAactattaataacattttatatagtaaaaaattgGTCAGCTATGGTTTACTTGTATGGTCCTATATTGCTTTCAATCCTTATCAACTCAACACTCGCCATTATAACCGCAAGGCATTTGCATGTGCACAATAGGAAAACCAATCAAGTCTGGAACAATTCGGAGagtaaaaagaatttaaagaataaatcTGAGTATATTGCTGACTAACATACAAATAGAAAACTATGataaatcgaattaaatttatttcagtttcatCAACTTTTTTCGGATATTTCTCATATCAGGAGTGTTTTGGATAAtggaaatatttgcatatttatttaacatagaATTGTTTACCATAATTATAGCTGGACAAGGATTAATACTGCCTTTCGTTACTATCTGTAACAAAAAAGTTATTCGTGACTTAAATAAAAGGTAATATCGTTAAAAacgcaaaattcaattatttaattttgggttttttttttgtttttaggtTGAACCCAAATAGAAAGGCAGACTACGAACCGGTGACAACCATGGAAAGATAAACTACATAATTCTATCTACATTAACTTTCATTATATATCTGTGACGTCACTGTCCGAACTaaaacaacgacaataaattgtatttacgAAAAGCAAGTTATCCAATAACGATAGTTGtagtcataaaaaataaaatcataattacatttaaataacaagTACACTTACCGCAGTAACAATAAATACTTTGAGGAAAGAAACTCACTATgcaccaaaaatataataaaactgtACTCGTAtctctaaataaatatgttcacaataataataatacccgctagccatagggtagaagggtattataactttgtgcccgcatgaaatgtatgta
Coding sequences:
- the LOC133837176 gene encoding probable G-protein coupled receptor Mth-like 11, with amino-acid sequence MLIIRYALLMLGVLLVAVAEDSQECGYFDTVDLSDSQRLDDGSYLYKDFLIPSDKVHDYHERITITNRMKTVEPYMRGCLCHINPCVLLCCEPKKYIRNLSVNMTLLNGKESQIDVIKDIEFVMQIRYNMSCDILEDPEYYDSNWKLFQNGTLYNQTDGSVISKQDYCLMPHKVDKNYYLVPKIIKPEIQIFLELDLMSAMKVISVFCLGIITVVHLYLPDLRTRVYSQTSLCYIICITLIMLLLWSRSLFDDKVTLCHLIAYCGYYMVMSSFLWLLVINYILWNLIRNYQNEQVNNMLNYHIIVWGSAAILLTITVSMNFQDMDDMKKRNMATLYSWLLDK
- the LOC133836765 gene encoding probable G-protein coupled receptor Mth-like 11 produces the protein MNRARGENQQPRVPVVGSSGIAYRKDIVLFLFILSVVLAAEAEDNQKCEYFDSVDLENSQKYVNGSYLYRGILIPSEKVHQYTYRETVFQHNKTVEPYMRGCLCQIKSCVLLCCKPEESMRNFVVNMTLNNGTETQVNVQNEFEVQVKYEMSCDLLEDPNYDEQAQPNWKLFQDGKLKNLSDDNVLEKNKYCLMPHKVSEEKYYLVPTTIKPDSEIHIELNETNIIRVITVFCIAIIIAAYWYSPKLHAGYNRCYIYYFVCLTNSYILLWVDLEVRVGAAKNDCYLLGYSGYFTIMSTFLWLLVINFNLWNTITRCKLSSRVHMLRYHIFVWGTAAILTAITAYMDMQEMSDSDRDIWQPGVTSYGCWIDIKNWSAMVYLYGPILLSILINSTLAIITARHLHVHNRKTNQVWNNSESKKNLKNKSDFINFFRIFLISGVFWIMEIFAYLFNIELFTIIIAGQGLILPFVTICNKKVIRDLNKRLNPNRKADYEPVTTMER